The Virgibacillus sp. MSP4-1 genome has a segment encoding these proteins:
- a CDS encoding ABC transporter ATP-binding protein yields the protein MILELNEVSLKRSGKWILQDINWSIEPGEHWVLYGLNGAGKTALLNLLNAYYFPTTGRMRVLGREFGKDSFAEHLRTRIGFVSSSLQQKFYPGDNAFEVVLSGSFASIGLYETPTDEMRQKAISLLKEMGCLDYANQTFRTLSQGERQRVLIARALMADPRLLILDEPTSGLDFIARERLLEVIETLADKQTGPAIIYVTHRSEEVLPVFYKTLLLKNGRVFSSGYTTDLFKEEVLSHFFGIPVHVHWHEDRPVLSKRKNLTSQH from the coding sequence ATGATTCTGGAGCTTAATGAGGTTTCCTTAAAACGCAGTGGAAAGTGGATTCTTCAGGACATAAACTGGAGTATTGAACCAGGTGAACACTGGGTGTTATATGGGTTGAACGGAGCAGGGAAAACAGCCTTATTGAACTTGTTAAACGCTTACTACTTTCCAACAACAGGAAGGATGAGGGTTCTCGGCAGGGAGTTTGGAAAGGATTCATTTGCTGAGCATTTACGTACCAGAATCGGATTCGTATCTTCCTCTCTTCAGCAGAAGTTTTATCCTGGAGATAACGCTTTTGAGGTTGTTCTTAGTGGCTCTTTTGCATCGATTGGTCTTTATGAAACCCCCACAGATGAGATGAGACAGAAGGCGATTTCCCTTTTAAAGGAAATGGGATGTCTGGATTATGCCAATCAGACCTTTCGTACCCTGTCTCAGGGCGAACGGCAGCGTGTTTTAATTGCCAGGGCCTTAATGGCTGATCCTCGGCTTTTAATTTTGGATGAACCAACGAGTGGTCTGGATTTCATAGCGAGAGAACGGTTATTAGAAGTGATCGAGACATTGGCTGACAAACAGACTGGACCGGCCATTATATACGTAACCCATCGATCTGAGGAAGTGTTGCCTGTATTTTATAAAACCCTGCTGCTGAAAAATGGGAGAGTTTTTTCTTCCGGGTATACAACAGATTTGTTCAAGGAAGAGGTTTTATCCCATTTTTTCGGGATTCCCGTGCATGTTCATTGGCATGAAGACCGGCCCGTCCTTTCCAAAAGAAAAAATCTGACATCCCAGCATTAA
- a CDS encoding DNA topology modulation protein yields MKRIAIIGSSGSGKSTLARSIGKILHIEVYHLDQLFWKPGWVLATLEEQKRIQHEITSQEHWIIDGTYSSTMDIRLKHADTIIFLDLPRLLCVYRVVKRRIHYRNRTRPDMGEDCEEKLDWEFLSYVWNFPKTNKPKIENYLLHRRANQEVIVLSSLKEIRIFLDKIRKTVQNR; encoded by the coding sequence TTGAAGCGTATCGCAATTATAGGTTCAAGCGGTTCTGGTAAATCAACATTAGCAAGGAGTATCGGGAAAATTTTACATATTGAAGTGTATCACCTTGACCAATTATTCTGGAAGCCGGGCTGGGTATTAGCGACTCTCGAAGAACAGAAACGAATTCAGCATGAAATAACGAGTCAGGAACATTGGATCATAGATGGAACCTATTCAAGCACGATGGATATTCGTCTGAAACATGCGGACACGATTATTTTCCTGGACTTACCGCGACTGCTATGTGTATATCGGGTCGTAAAACGGCGAATTCACTATCGAAACCGGACACGTCCGGACATGGGAGAAGACTGTGAGGAAAAGCTTGACTGGGAGTTTTTAAGCTACGTCTGGAATTTTCCCAAAACCAATAAGCCAAAAATTGAAAACTACCTACTGCATAGGAGAGCGAATCAGGAAGTTATTGTTCTAAGCTCCCTAAAAGAAATCCGAATTTTTTTGGACAAAATCAGAAAAACTGTGCAAAACCGATGA
- a CDS encoding glycine betaine ABC transporter substrate-binding protein translates to MFFKKRILFITAIIFAMLLSACGEGTTEESSSDAKEKSSSDKPAIEMGQINWAENVAVTNMWKVILEDKGYDVNFNLVDMGAQMSALSAGELDVNLEIWLPVQDAKYLEEYQDEVNFSEETWYDKAKVGLVVPSYMEDVNSIKDLNNHKKALEGEITGFDPGAGTMMVTKDVIKEYNLDYELMPSSEPAMLTALNEAVEKEEPIVVPLWSPHSIFSQLDLKYLEDPKKVYGGVEKIHHATRQGFAEDYPKVSKWLKNWKMDDQAIGELMTAIKEAKDQGKEPIDGAEKWVNENQDLINEWIK, encoded by the coding sequence ATGTTTTTTAAAAAACGTATTCTGTTTATCACAGCAATCATTTTCGCAATGCTATTAAGTGCTTGTGGAGAAGGAACGACTGAAGAGTCTTCATCAGATGCTAAAGAAAAGAGCAGTTCTGACAAGCCTGCCATTGAAATGGGGCAGATCAACTGGGCAGAAAATGTTGCCGTAACGAATATGTGGAAAGTAATTCTGGAAGATAAAGGTTATGATGTGAATTTTAATTTAGTAGACATGGGTGCACAAATGTCTGCGTTATCAGCCGGGGAACTGGATGTCAACCTGGAAATCTGGTTACCTGTTCAGGATGCTAAGTATCTGGAGGAATACCAGGATGAAGTGAATTTCTCTGAAGAAACCTGGTATGACAAGGCGAAAGTCGGCCTGGTTGTACCAAGCTATATGGAAGATGTCAATAGCATTAAGGATTTAAACAATCATAAAAAAGCCCTTGAAGGTGAAATTACCGGATTTGATCCTGGTGCAGGTACAATGATGGTAACCAAGGATGTTATTAAGGAATATAACCTTGATTATGAGCTGATGCCAAGCTCTGAACCAGCGATGTTGACGGCACTAAATGAAGCTGTTGAGAAAGAAGAGCCTATTGTCGTTCCACTATGGAGCCCGCACAGTATCTTTTCTCAGCTGGATTTGAAATACCTGGAAGATCCTAAGAAGGTCTACGGTGGCGTGGAAAAAATCCATCATGCAACCCGCCAAGGCTTTGCAGAGGATTATCCTAAAGTAAGCAAATGGCTGAAAAACTGGAAGATGGACGACCAGGCGATTGGAGAATTAATGACAGCTATCAAAGAAGCTAAAGATCAAGGGAAAGAGCCTATAGACGGTGCAGAAAAATGGGTGAATGAGAACCAGGACTTAATTAATGAATGGATTAAGTAA